Proteins found in one Microtus pennsylvanicus isolate mMicPen1 chromosome 14, mMicPen1.hap1, whole genome shotgun sequence genomic segment:
- the Tmx1 gene encoding thioredoxin-related transmembrane protein 1 isoform X1: MAQLGRLLVPLAALVLLLWTVPWAQGRRSNVRILTDENWTSLLEGEWMIEFYAPWCPACQNLQPEWESFAEWGEDLEVKIAKVDVTEQTGLSGRFIITALPSIYHCKDGEFRRYLGPRTKKDFINFISDKEWKNVEPVSSWFGPSSVLMTTMSALFQLSVYIRTTHSYFVHDLGIPAWGSYLVFAFATVLSGLMLGLFMIFVADCFCPSKRRKPQPPPTKKPSPELSQSLNKVEEEQEADAEGVLEEETENKEEASKDSPQSGVRQRCVGQSLATDDKS; the protein is encoded by the exons ATGGCGCAGTTGGGGCGTCTCCTGGTTCCCCTGGCAGCCCTGGTCCTGTTGCTCTGGACCGTCCCTTGGGCTCAGGGGCGGCGGAGCAACGTGCGCATCCTCACCGATGAGAACTGGACCTCGTTGCTGGAAGGGGAGTGGATGATAGAATT TTACGCGCCTTGGTGCCCTGCCTGTCAGAATCTTCAGCCAGAATGGGAAAGTTTTGCTGAATGGGGAGAAGATCTTGAGGTTAAAATTGCAAAAGTGGATGTCACAGAGCAAACAG GACTGAGTGGACGCTTTATCATAACTGCTCTCCCTTCTATTTATCA TTGTAAAGATGGTGAGTTCAGGCGCTATCTGGGCCCAAGGACTAAGAAGGACTTCATAAACTTCATAAGTGACAAGGAATGGAAGAACGTTGAGCCTGTTTCATCATGGTTTGGCCCAAGTTCTGTTCT GATGACTACGATGTCAGCACTTTTTCAGCTCTCTGTATACATCAGG ACTACCCACAGCTATTTTGTTCACGACCTTGGCATACCAGCGTGGGGCTCATACTTGGTGTTTGCTTTCGCGACTGTGCTTTCAGGACTGATGTTGGGACTT TTTATGATATTTGTGGCAGATTGCTTTTGTCCCTCAAAAAGGCGCAAACCACAGCCACCCCCTACAA AAAAACCATCACCAGAACTTTCTCAGTCTCTGAACAAAGTGGAGGAGGAACAAGAGGCTGATGCTGAAGGTGttttggaagaggaaacagaaaataaagaggaagcaAGCAAAGACTCTCCTCAGAGTGGCGTAAGACAGCGCTGTGTGGGCCAGTCGTTGGCCACAGATGATAAATCCTAA
- the Tmx1 gene encoding thioredoxin-related transmembrane protein 1 isoform X2, translated as MAQLGRLLVPLAALVLLLWTVPWAQGRRSNVRILTDENWTSLLEGEWMIEFYAPWCPACQNLQPEWESFAEWGEDLEVKIAKVDVTEQTGLSGRFIITALPSIYHCKDGEFRRYLGPRTKKDFINFISDKEWKNVEPVSSWFGPSSVLMTTMSALFQLSVYIRTTHSYFVHDLGIPAWGSYLVFAFATVLSGLMLGLFMIFVADCFCPSKRRKPQPPPTSKSLCARACVIPRLRVCQASTALRYTHYTA; from the exons ATGGCGCAGTTGGGGCGTCTCCTGGTTCCCCTGGCAGCCCTGGTCCTGTTGCTCTGGACCGTCCCTTGGGCTCAGGGGCGGCGGAGCAACGTGCGCATCCTCACCGATGAGAACTGGACCTCGTTGCTGGAAGGGGAGTGGATGATAGAATT TTACGCGCCTTGGTGCCCTGCCTGTCAGAATCTTCAGCCAGAATGGGAAAGTTTTGCTGAATGGGGAGAAGATCTTGAGGTTAAAATTGCAAAAGTGGATGTCACAGAGCAAACAG GACTGAGTGGACGCTTTATCATAACTGCTCTCCCTTCTATTTATCA TTGTAAAGATGGTGAGTTCAGGCGCTATCTGGGCCCAAGGACTAAGAAGGACTTCATAAACTTCATAAGTGACAAGGAATGGAAGAACGTTGAGCCTGTTTCATCATGGTTTGGCCCAAGTTCTGTTCT GATGACTACGATGTCAGCACTTTTTCAGCTCTCTGTATACATCAGG ACTACCCACAGCTATTTTGTTCACGACCTTGGCATACCAGCGTGGGGCTCATACTTGGTGTTTGCTTTCGCGACTGTGCTTTCAGGACTGATGTTGGGACTT TTTATGATATTTGTGGCAGATTGCTTTTGTCCCTCAAAAAGGCGCAAACCACAGCCACCCCCTACAAGTAAGTCactgtgtgcgcgtgcgtgtgtgatACCGAGACTGCGTGTGTGCCAGGCAAGTACTGCGCTGCGCTACACCCACTACACAGCCTGA